The genomic interval GTTTTTACTTTTCATCCATCTACATCAATTTAAGAAAATCTAACttcaaaaaacaagaaacaagtcCTAAAATTTTCCATTTGATGAAACTCCCCAGTGGTTTTCCTTTAATAGTACTACATCAACGTGAAAGAATATGCTACACAAATACTTATCAATTCATAGAGGGGGGTCAACACATTTACCTCAATGCTAGGAGAACTATTTTCTGTAGGCGTGAGACATGCAGCATTGTCCACAACCCGCACTTCCTGCAAATATAGTAAATCtaaaatattgaatatataataaacggCTAGATAGGCCTGGAAAAACATTCAAACACAAGAATACCTGCATTTCTCTTCTTGGTACATGATTTTCAGCCGGAGTTATGCTCACGATCTGATCTACAATTGTTGCTCCCTAAATAACAAACAAATGAATAATAGAAATTGTTTATAGTAGATTATGGCATCAGATAGATATGGAGAAGAAAAGGCATATTTCCACTATTCTGTGatgaaaatatcaaataattccACTATTGCGTAAAGAAATGATCATGCAAAGAAAAGGTAATagcttccttttttttctaGAAACATGTCCATTTAGTACTACCACTAATGCTTTTATTCGTAACAAAAAGTAAAAGCAAGGCAGATGTTTGTTCATAAAGTTCAGTTTAATAGTTTCACCTTCAACCATTACTCTCATCTCGCTTTTTTCTCTTTCCATCCTTGCTTTCCTTGAGTTGTTTTTCGCTCCAAAATTCTCGACTTAAAACTAATGCTAAATAACCTTGAGATATCCATCATAGTTCTTAAAAAccgttattagaaaaaaaaaaaaaaaaaagaacttccACTATGAACTCATTCTCATCGAACCACGCGTTNNNNNNNNNNNNNNNNNNNNNNNNNNNNNNNNNNNNNNNNNNNNNNNNNNNNNNNNNNNNNNNNNNNNNNNNNNNNNNNNNNNNNNNNNNNNNNNNNNNNNNNNNNNNNNNNNNNNNNNNNNNNNNNNNNNNNNNNNNNNNNNNNNNNNNNNNNNNNNNNNNNNNNNNNNNNNNNNNNNNNNNNNNNNNNNNNNNNNNNNNNNNNNNNNNNNNNNNNNNNNNNNNNNNNNNNNNNNNNNNNNNNNNNNNNNNNNNNNNNNNNNNNNNNNNNNNNNNNNNNNNNNNNNNNNNNNNNNNNNNNNNNNNNNNNNNNNNNNNNNNNNNNNNNNNNNNNNNNNNNNNNNNNNNNNNNNNNNNNNNNNNNNNNNNNNNNNNNNNNNNNNNNNNNNNNNNNNNNNNNNNNNNNNNNNNNNNNNNNNNNNNNNNNNNNNNNNNNNNNNNNNNNNNNNNNNNNNNNNNNNNNNNNNNNNNNNNNNNNNNNNNNNNNNNNNNNNNNNNNNNNNNNNNNNNNNNNNNNNNNNNNNNNNNNNNNNNNNNNNNNNNNNNNNNNNNNNNNNNNNNNNNNNNNNNNNNNNNNNNNNNNNNNNNNNNNNNNNNNNNNNNNNNNNNNNNNNNNNNNNNNNNNNNNNNNNNNNNNNNNNNNNNNNNNNNNNNNNNNNNNNNNNNNNNNNNNNNNNNNNNNNNNNNNNNNNNNNNNNNNNNNNNNNNNNNNNNNNNNNNNNNNNNNNNNNNNNNNNNNNNNNNNNNNNNNNNNNNNNNNNNNNNNNNNNNNNNNNNNNNNNNNNNNNNNNNNNNNNNNNNNNNNNNNNNNNNNNNNNNNNNNNNNNNNNNNNNNNNNNNNNNNNNNNNNNNNNNNNNNNNNNNNNNNNNNNNNNNNNNNNNNNNNNNNNNNNNNNNNNNNNNNNNNNNNNNNNNNNNNNNNNNNNNNNNNNNNNNNNNNNNNNNNNNNNNNNNNNNNNNNNNNNNNNNNNNNNNNNNNNNNNNNNNNNNNNNNNNNNNNNNNNNNNNNNNNNNNNNNNNNNNNNNNNNNNNNNNNNNNNNNNNNNNNNNNNNNNNNNNNNNNNNNNNNNNNNNNNNNNNNNNNNNNNNNNNNNNNNNNNNNNNNNNNNNNNNNNNNNNNNNNNNNNNNNNNNNNNNNNNNNNNNNNNNNNNNNNNNNNNNNNNNNNNNNNNNNNNNNNNNNNNNNNNNNNNNNNNNNNNNNNNNNNNNNNNNNNNNNNNNNNNNNNNNNNNNNNNNNNNNNNNNNNNNNNNNNNTTTTGCGACTTTGCCAAAAGCACCATTTAGCCAAGCAGCTCCTGCTGTCACATACCTGTTCAACGCCAAGATGGAGTGAgacaattaattcacctccgtCTATTGTCATAACTGCTTAGTTTAGAATGAATAGTAGAGCCACTGTAATTTATTTGAGTAAAAGAAATATACGACTATATCGATCTAAAGTTCTCAAGAAGTTGAAAAGGAGTTGTTTGGGAGctgttctaaaaaaataattttctgcTTTCTTGTTAGGGTGGAAAATATTCTTGttctaaaatttgaagataGCAGGAGGAAGGGAAGTAAAAATTTCTTAGGGGATAAGCCAACAGAATAGAGCAGTGCAAATGTTTAGCCAACGAATGTTTCCTCAAGAATGATGATTCATACTTGCTTGTTTTGACAGCAGATCCTGTATCATTGAGTTTCCTCTCAGCTGCAAAGATTGCAGCCATTGTTTTATCTGAAACGTGAAGCTTTTGATCTACAGACTTGACTTTCTCGTTAACCGCTGATATTCCAACTGTCAATTTCTCTGTGAGCCCAACCCTTCTGTCAAAGGATAATACCTTTGCAGATGCACTAGCTGTTAACCGATGTTTTTCGTCAAATGCTTTTGCCTTGTTCATGGCATCTTGTCCAATTGCTGAACCTTTAGCAAGCACAGTTGCAACTACTTCTTGTGCTCTATTAACATACATTTTTCCACTGCTAGGCTGGCTTGCAGAATCCTATATACACAAAAAGATTTAAgatgggaaaaaaaagaaaaggtgcCTCATTATCCACTCGTATAGTCAAATAAATTACCAAAATCAAAATCCACATGAAAACTGAAAGTTTGAAACTGTTTCACCAGTTCAACATAGTTTTAGTAAGTGTAGTGAGGTTCATGACGACAAGCATTAAATGAAGTTTTTACTTTTCATCCATCTACATCAATTTAAGAAAATCTAACttcaaaaaacaagaaacaagtcCTAAAATTTTCCATTTGATGAAACTCCCCAGTGGTTTTCCTTTAATAGTACTACATCAACGTGAAAGAATATGCTACACAAATACTTATCAATTCATAGAGGGGGGTCAACACATTTACCTCAATGCTAGGAGAACTATTTTCTGTAGGCGTGAGACATGCAGCATTGTCCACAACCCGCACTTCCTGCAAATATAGTAAATCtaaaatattgaatatataataaacggCTAGATAGGCCTGGAAAAACATTCAAACACAAGAATACCTGCATTTCTCTTCTTGGTACATGATTTTCAGCCGGAGTTATGCTCACGATCTGATCTACAATTGTTGCTCCCTAAATAACAAACAAATGAATAATAGAAATTGTTTATAGTAGATTATGGCATCAGATAGATATGGAGAAGAAAAGGCATATTTCCACTATTCTGTGatgaaaatatcaaataattccACTATTGCGTAAAGAAATGATCATGCAAAGAAAAGGTAATagcttccttttttttctaGAAACATGTCCATTTAGTACTACCACTAATGCTTTTATTCGTAACAAAAAGTAAAAGCAAGGCAGATGTTTGTTCATAAAGTTCAGTTTAATAGTTTCACCTTCAACCATTACTCTCATCTCGCTTTTTTCTCTTTCCATCCTTGCTTTCCTTGAGTTGTTTTTCGCTCCAAAATTCTCGACTTAAAACTAATGCTAAATAACCTTGAGATATCCATCATAGTTCTTAAAAAccgttattagaaaaaaaaaaaaaaaaaaaagaacttccACTATGAACTCATTCTCATCGAACCACGCGTTGTAAAAAAACAGACCGATAGACAACTTCAACAATCTCCTGAAAGACAAAGTTTAAGACTTACTCAGAAAATTCAGAGTAGACAGAGGAGTTCACcgtatagcaaaatttaaatctaGAGAAGGATGGTTCGTGGAATACGCCCTATGGCCTTCAACAGGAAGAAGGTGGAATCTACATATTCCAGCTGGAAGGAATAAACAGGGGTGGTCTTCTTTTGCTCAAATGTTGAAAGGAAGCATTCAGATTAGCAGGCATCCTCTACACAACCATCATGAAGTTGAAAAAGTTGGGGAAAATCTTCAACTTAATTCCGAAGAATGAGTGCAATCTAATTCAGAAGTTGGAGCTGAGAAATCAAAAGGAGAAAAGCATATCCACGCCGGAACAGAGAATTCGTGTTTCAGAAAAAATCCCACCCCTGCGTCATCGTTTTGGgttaaaaaggaaaaggatGTGTGGAATATGCCGCTTGAATCTATGTTAGTAGTAACAAAAATGATGTTACTCCTGGTTTGAAATTAAGAAAACTGTTGAAGAGTTCTTTCAAGTCTCTATTGCAATCAACCCGTTTTAAGCAGATAAAGCTTTAATT from Benincasa hispida cultivar B227 chromosome 10, ASM972705v1, whole genome shotgun sequence carries:
- the LOC120089058 gene encoding binding partner of ACD11 1-like, translated to MQSQTRTVQVKHVSDLATEREIHEFFSFSGEIEHIEIQCEQGESKTAFVTFRDPKALEIALLLSGATIVDQIVSITPAENHVPRREMQEVRVVDNAACLTPTENSSPSIEDSASQPSSGKMYVNRAQEVVATVLAKGSAIGQDAMNKAKAFDEKHRLTASASAKVLSFDRRVGLTEKLTVGISAVNEKVKSVDQKLHVSDKTMAAIFAAERKLNDTGSAVKTSKYVTAGAAWLNGAFGKVVI